The Amycolatopsis mongoliensis genome includes a window with the following:
- a CDS encoding spermidine synthase family protein, translating into MVEVVETARGRGGELVLRRDGDAFEVIENGVFLMDTRNGESERLLVTGALSPGASVLIGGLGVGFSLRAALDGGAASVVVVEREPAVIAWNRSGPLRTVHADALADPRVRLVEADLVPWLSGTSERFDALCLDIDNGPEWTVTEGNAHLYSEAGLARLAGLLNPGGVLAVWSAGAAPVFAARLRAHFGKVCEVPVEVPRGEPDVLWFAQR; encoded by the coding sequence GTGGTCGAGGTGGTGGAGACCGCCCGGGGCCGGGGCGGCGAGCTGGTCCTGCGGCGCGACGGGGATGCGTTCGAAGTGATCGAGAACGGCGTTTTCCTGATGGACACGCGCAACGGCGAATCCGAGCGCCTCCTGGTGACGGGTGCCCTGTCGCCGGGGGCGAGCGTGCTGATCGGCGGCTTGGGCGTGGGGTTCTCCCTCCGCGCGGCGCTCGACGGGGGAGCGGCGTCCGTCGTGGTGGTGGAACGCGAGCCGGCGGTGATCGCCTGGAACCGCTCGGGTCCACTTCGGACGGTGCACGCCGACGCGCTGGCCGACCCCCGGGTGCGGCTGGTGGAGGCGGATCTGGTCCCGTGGCTTTCCGGGACCTCCGAACGCTTCGACGCGCTGTGCCTCGACATCGACAACGGTCCCGAGTGGACGGTCACGGAAGGCAACGCCCACCTGTATTCCGAGGCCGGGCTGGCGCGCTTGGCCGGGCTGCTGAACCCGGGAGGCGTGCTGGCGGTGTGGAGCGCCGGCGCGGCCCCGGTGTTCGCCGCGCGGCTTCGCGCGCACTTCGGGAAGGTGTGCGAGGTCCCGGTCGAGGTCCCCCGCGGCGAGCCGGACGTCCTGTGGTTCGCGCAGCGCTAG
- a CDS encoding TrmH family RNA methyltransferase codes for MHDPPGRLARERVAGTRVVGVELAEEAVRPADLPAARGRTIAVLGHERTGIPPEVLDLLDTVVEIPMGAPAPVSTSRWRGAWFCTNSLACCEKVEAWSRWWRPPGAGAASWSCGATGMRSK; via the coding sequence GTGCACGATCCGCCCGGCCGGCTGGCGCGCGAACGGGTGGCCGGCACGCGCGTGGTCGGCGTCGAACTGGCGGAGGAAGCGGTGCGGCCGGCGGACCTCCCGGCCGCCCGCGGCCGCACGATCGCCGTGCTCGGCCACGAGCGGACCGGCATCCCGCCGGAGGTCCTCGACCTGCTGGACACCGTCGTCGAGATCCCGATGGGGGCACCGGCGCCAGTCTCGACGTCGCGGTGGCGGGGAGCCTGGTTCTGTACAAACTCGCTGGCCTGCTGTGAGAAGGTCGAAGCGTGGTCGAGGTGGTGGAGACCGCCCGGGGCCGGGGCGGCGAGCTGGTCCTGCGGCGCGACGGGGATGCGTTCGAAGTGA
- a CDS encoding DUF1918 domain-containing protein, whose protein sequence is MHAGVGDEIQVHGRTVGSAEQRGEILEVRGPDGAPPYLVRFADGHEALVYPGPDCEVQAHAD, encoded by the coding sequence ATGCATGCAGGAGTGGGAGACGAAATCCAGGTACACGGCCGTACCGTCGGGTCGGCCGAGCAGCGCGGCGAGATCCTCGAAGTCCGCGGGCCCGACGGCGCCCCGCCCTACCTGGTGCGGTTCGCCGACGGGCACGAAGCGCTCGTCTACCCGGGCCCGGACTGCGAAGTCCAGGCCCACGCCGATTAG
- a CDS encoding MFS transporter, whose translation MSTPSSSRISVLAFGAFGVGTSGYIVAGLLPALTGELHVSATAAAQLVTAFAIAYAVGSPLFAAVTGTWERRTLLVAALAVTAAGNLFAALAPGYGTLLLARVVTAIGAAVFTPAASAVAAQLTSPDRRGRAIALVFGGLTVALIFGVPLGSLISQHLGYRTAFALVAAFSLASALAVRMALPSVAAPPRVTLAERFAAGRDPRVLVMLAVTVLGCLAAFMVYTFVSPLLAATAGLHGTAVTVLLFCYGVGGAVGNFAGGRAADRWGSRAPLLVVTAAITVVMALLPIATATPIAAGVALFVWGMATWSFSPPVQHRLIELAPGHAGLVLSLNASAIYLGVGLSGVVGGAVLTSGGPLVLPEVAAALTLAALVLVGTAWGRVRAPREEVAVG comes from the coding sequence ATGTCCACACCCTCGTCCTCGAGGATCTCGGTGCTGGCCTTCGGCGCGTTCGGCGTCGGGACCAGCGGTTACATCGTTGCCGGGCTGCTGCCGGCGCTGACCGGCGAGCTGCACGTCTCGGCCACCGCCGCGGCGCAGCTCGTCACCGCCTTCGCCATCGCCTACGCGGTCGGCTCACCGCTCTTCGCCGCCGTCACCGGCACCTGGGAGCGGCGGACGCTGCTGGTCGCCGCGCTCGCCGTCACCGCCGCGGGCAACCTGTTCGCCGCGCTCGCGCCCGGCTACGGCACGCTCCTGCTGGCCCGGGTGGTGACCGCGATCGGTGCCGCGGTGTTCACCCCCGCGGCGAGTGCCGTGGCGGCCCAGCTGACCAGCCCGGATCGCCGGGGCCGCGCGATCGCGCTCGTGTTCGGCGGCCTGACCGTCGCGCTCATCTTCGGCGTGCCGCTGGGCAGCCTCATCTCGCAGCACCTCGGCTACCGGACGGCGTTCGCGCTGGTTGCGGCGTTCTCGCTGGCGAGCGCGCTGGCCGTGCGGATGGCACTGCCGTCGGTCGCCGCGCCGCCGCGGGTCACCCTGGCCGAGCGGTTCGCCGCCGGTCGCGACCCGCGAGTGCTCGTCATGCTGGCCGTGACGGTCCTCGGGTGCCTCGCCGCGTTCATGGTCTACACGTTCGTGTCCCCGCTGCTGGCGGCCACCGCGGGCCTCCACGGCACGGCGGTCACGGTGCTGCTCTTCTGCTACGGCGTCGGCGGCGCGGTCGGCAACTTCGCCGGCGGCCGAGCGGCCGACCGCTGGGGTTCGCGCGCGCCGCTGCTCGTCGTGACGGCCGCGATCACCGTCGTCATGGCGCTGCTGCCGATCGCGACGGCGACGCCGATCGCGGCCGGCGTCGCGCTGTTCGTGTGGGGCATGGCGACGTGGTCGTTCAGCCCGCCGGTGCAGCACCGGCTGATCGAGCTGGCCCCGGGCCACGCGGGCCTGGTGCTCTCGCTCAACGCGTCGGCGATCTACCTCGGCGTCGGGCTGTCCGGCGTGGTCGGGGGCGCGGTGCTGACGTCCGGCGGGCCGCTGGTGCTGCCCGAGGTCGCGGCGGCGCTGACCCTGGCGGCGCTGGTGCTCGTCGGCACCGCGTGGGGCCGGGTCCGCGCCCCGCGGGAAGAGGTCGCGGTGGGCTGA
- a CDS encoding ArsR/SmtB family transcription factor translates to MVKTAALPPIVHPELDEITVEGVLRALADPVRLAIVRQLAAAEHEIACGGLTVPVTKSTLTHHLSILRQAGVVAGRQEGTTRFNSLRRNDLDALFPGLLDGVLAARR, encoded by the coding sequence ATGGTCAAGACCGCCGCGCTGCCGCCGATCGTTCACCCGGAGCTGGACGAGATCACCGTCGAAGGCGTACTCCGCGCCCTCGCCGACCCGGTACGCCTGGCGATCGTGCGGCAGCTCGCGGCCGCGGAGCACGAGATCGCGTGCGGCGGGCTGACCGTGCCGGTGACGAAGTCCACACTCACCCACCACCTGAGCATCCTGCGCCAGGCCGGCGTCGTGGCGGGCCGCCAGGAGGGGACCACCCGGTTCAACTCGTTGCGCCGCAACGACCTCGACGCCCTGTTCCCCGGCCTCCTGGACGGCGTTCTCGCCGCCCGTCGCTGA
- a CDS encoding MFS transporter: protein MPVALLALAIGAFGIGTTEFVMMGVLPQAAADFGVDIPTAGYLISAYALGVVVGAPLLTAVAVRLPRKTMLLAMMGLFTLGNALFALSPNQEFGVAFRFLAGLPHGAFFGAGAVVASSLVGPGRRAKAVSMMFLGLTLANVIGVPLGTLLGQRVGWRATFGVVAVIGLVAAAAIAKLVPHQGRPAEASLRSELGAFKRPQVHLALAIVTFGLGGVFACLSYITPMLTDVAGYSPSNVTLLLSLAGVGMTIGNLLGGRLADRALMPGLYAALLALACVLGIFTITAQGKVGAAITIFFVGVAGFMIGPMMQARIMEKAGGTPSLVSAAVQSAFNIANSIGAYLGGLVIAGGLGLVAPNWVGALLAVFGLTLAIVSGTLDRREARTTLALTS, encoded by the coding sequence GTGCCCGTCGCGCTGCTCGCGCTCGCCATCGGAGCTTTCGGCATCGGGACCACCGAGTTCGTCATGATGGGCGTGCTGCCCCAGGCAGCCGCCGACTTCGGCGTCGACATCCCGACCGCCGGCTACCTCATCTCCGCCTACGCACTGGGTGTCGTCGTCGGCGCCCCGCTGCTCACCGCGGTCGCCGTCCGGCTGCCGCGCAAGACCATGCTGCTGGCCATGATGGGCCTGTTCACGCTGGGCAACGCCCTCTTCGCGCTCTCCCCCAACCAGGAGTTCGGCGTCGCCTTCCGGTTCCTCGCCGGACTGCCGCACGGCGCGTTCTTCGGCGCGGGCGCGGTGGTCGCGTCCAGCCTCGTCGGCCCCGGCCGGCGCGCGAAGGCCGTGTCGATGATGTTCCTCGGCCTGACCCTGGCGAACGTCATCGGCGTGCCGCTGGGCACGCTGCTCGGCCAGCGGGTCGGCTGGCGCGCCACCTTCGGCGTCGTCGCCGTGATCGGCCTGGTCGCCGCCGCGGCCATCGCGAAGCTGGTGCCCCACCAGGGCCGGCCCGCGGAGGCCTCGCTGCGCAGCGAGCTCGGTGCGTTCAAGCGGCCGCAGGTGCACCTCGCGCTGGCGATCGTCACGTTCGGACTCGGCGGTGTCTTCGCCTGCCTGTCCTACATCACGCCGATGCTGACCGACGTCGCCGGCTACTCGCCGTCGAACGTCACCCTGCTGCTGTCGCTGGCCGGGGTCGGCATGACGATCGGCAACCTGCTCGGCGGCCGCCTGGCCGACCGCGCGCTGATGCCGGGCCTCTACGCCGCGCTGCTGGCGCTGGCCTGCGTGCTGGGCATCTTCACGATCACCGCGCAGGGCAAGGTCGGCGCCGCGATCACGATCTTCTTCGTCGGCGTCGCCGGGTTCATGATCGGCCCGATGATGCAGGCGCGGATCATGGAGAAAGCGGGCGGCACTCCGTCCCTGGTGTCGGCCGCCGTCCAGTCCGCGTTCAACATCGCCAACTCGATCGGCGCGTACCTGGGCGGCCTGGTCATCGCCGGCGGCCTCGGCCTGGTCGCCCCCAACTGGGTCGGCGCGCTGCTGGCGGTCTTCGGCCTGACCCTGGCGATCGTCTCGGGCACCCTGGACCGCCGCGAAGCCCGCACCACCCTGGCTCTCACCTCTTGA
- a CDS encoding DUF3017 domain-containing protein: MTMTEDRRDVHDRRGRQARFAQLPFAVVLLVVAVAALRIVQYHWREGAALIGAALLLAAVLRAVLPTARAGLLAIRGKVVDIVTYTGLAAAVLYVALTIIGGPLASS; the protein is encoded by the coding sequence ATGACGATGACCGAGGACCGGCGGGACGTCCACGACCGCCGGGGCAGGCAGGCCCGGTTCGCCCAGCTCCCGTTCGCGGTGGTGCTGCTGGTGGTGGCCGTCGCCGCGCTGCGGATCGTCCAGTACCACTGGCGGGAGGGCGCGGCGCTGATCGGCGCCGCACTCCTCCTCGCCGCGGTGCTGCGGGCGGTGCTGCCGACCGCCAGGGCCGGGCTGCTCGCGATCCGCGGCAAGGTCGTGGACATCGTGACCTACACCGGGCTCGCGGCGGCCGTGCTGTACGTGGCCCTGACGATCATCGGCGGCCCCCTCGCCTCCAGCTAA
- a CDS encoding bifunctional methylenetetrahydrofolate dehydrogenase/methenyltetrahydrofolate cyclohydrolase: protein MTAKILDGKATKNAIFAELGPRVAALAAKGVTPGLGTVLVGDDPGSHSYVRMKHADSGKIGINSIRRDLPADITQEKLEAVVDELNADPTCHGYIVQLPLPKHLDANRVLERIDPEKDADGLAPVSLGRLVLGQQGALPCTPYGIIELLKRHGVELNGARVTVVGRGITVGRTLGLLLTRRSENSTVTLCHTGTRDLAAEVRRADIVVAAAGVPGIITPDMVAPGAAVLDVGVSHVDGKLTGDVHPDVAEVAGWISPNPGGVGPMTRAMLVSNVVEAAERSVRGR, encoded by the coding sequence GTGACGGCGAAGATTCTCGACGGCAAGGCCACCAAGAACGCCATTTTCGCGGAGCTCGGGCCGCGCGTCGCGGCGCTGGCCGCGAAGGGGGTGACGCCGGGCCTGGGCACCGTCCTGGTCGGCGACGACCCGGGGTCGCACTCGTACGTGCGGATGAAGCACGCCGACAGCGGCAAGATCGGGATCAACTCGATCCGCCGCGACCTGCCGGCCGACATCACCCAGGAGAAGCTCGAAGCCGTCGTCGACGAGCTGAACGCCGATCCCACGTGCCACGGCTACATCGTCCAGCTGCCGCTGCCGAAGCACCTCGACGCGAACCGCGTGCTCGAGCGCATCGACCCGGAGAAGGACGCCGACGGCCTCGCCCCGGTCAGCCTCGGCCGGCTGGTGCTCGGCCAGCAGGGTGCACTGCCGTGCACGCCGTACGGGATCATCGAGCTGCTCAAGCGCCACGGCGTCGAGCTGAACGGCGCGCGCGTCACGGTCGTCGGCCGCGGCATCACCGTCGGCCGCACGCTGGGCCTGCTGCTGACCCGCCGCAGCGAGAACTCCACCGTCACCCTGTGCCACACGGGCACCCGCGACCTGGCCGCCGAGGTCCGCCGCGCGGACATCGTGGTCGCCGCGGCCGGGGTGCCGGGGATCATCACGCCGGACATGGTCGCCCCGGGCGCCGCGGTGCTCGACGTGGGCGTGTCCCACGTGGACGGCAAGCTCACCGGCGATGTTCACCCGGACGTGGCCGAGGTCGCGGGCTGGATCTCGCCGAACCCCGGCGGGGTCGGGCCGATGACCCGGGCGATGCTCGTCAGCAACGTCGTCGAAGCGGCGGAACGCTCGGTCCGGGGCCGATGA
- a CDS encoding glycohydrolase toxin TNT-related protein (This protein contains a domain related to Tuberculosis Necrotizing Toxin, which is the C-terminal effector domain of outer membrane channel protein CpnT, and which has a lethal NAD+-glycohydrolase activity.), with protein MRGAQARANSQNVPVAQPTTQLNATEQDTLVKQIGLALLRAAPRDWRKVTAEYRAVGRYHELTGEIVTEDGTVHEWLATHDIATLFGRLRGGMYRDGRGTWFNARYQLDHPSSYNLEYNRDEPVWNLAPPPQAYSDELRMFPRTEENVPEWLIRRMSGLGPEQPGPHFRIARIFDTIGPAGRPVINRPDLEVEEQDRLLEYLDHAPLVVTERGYDIDRLAATPEATVPVAFHSDGQWIWPAAVNFYLRKYGVSPESDLVEHVRAVGFTPPPVDEPTLQAAGAYLTRGNQPPPQQQRPAGPPPQGPPPQQAPAGPPPTMVAPAPPVVPPQQHQEPPAPVEAAHAAEPDAPAEEHAYADEAEFAEEGYDDQEFDDRFAEEDSYGEEEYEHPEHAVGSNGTSPEPNRVPDLEETAEYVPDQPIGHEEEPRDGEHAAGRPAHEDEGGFDGEQFPEPAAHRQDDAHPAFDAGSRRDDEPSHAAFQPDEEEPSHAAFQPAQDEPAHAAFQPGQQPEPPAFPPPGRPRPDEPSHGGFQPPERAAFDPGPPTMITQPEVPGVLPVPEPPAPQPRSQPEPAEPPAAPAPRSGRRALRRETPDHPVLAGLQSKLDELEVPESGYKLGEPAEHGWSVEQVDEGWRVGWYDGKLSNPAVFGDAEDAAAFMLGKLLLNPEGHVPEPEPEPEPEPEPEPEPKPQRVVATLSPEVATGSYPVRKPEPVPAQEQTAFTSADELFGDLEDDEPPAPPRQPAPPAPVPAGPGPQAAQQQTGPPPAAPAPLRREPPSAPTVLAAPVPQGAPPVPPPAAPPAPPRREEPARPAVNGGGGGNQQQWPIGPMAGEPPLTLFRGKELRELPAGSELDRFGGPNGNLTYAAGTPFAERSLVPEWVNRPYHVYRVQRPLEALAGVAIPWFNQPGGGSAYLLPASIEELVAEGDLIELDPGEPPID; from the coding sequence ATGCGGGGTGCACAGGCGCGCGCGAACAGTCAAAATGTCCCCGTGGCACAACCGACGACGCAGCTGAACGCGACCGAGCAGGACACCCTGGTCAAGCAGATCGGACTTGCCCTGCTCCGTGCCGCCCCGCGCGACTGGCGCAAGGTCACCGCGGAGTACCGAGCCGTCGGGAGGTACCACGAGCTCACCGGCGAGATCGTCACCGAGGACGGCACGGTGCACGAGTGGCTCGCGACGCACGACATCGCGACCCTCTTCGGCAGGCTGCGCGGTGGCATGTACCGCGACGGCCGCGGAACGTGGTTCAACGCGCGCTACCAGCTCGACCACCCGTCCAGCTACAACCTCGAGTACAACCGTGACGAGCCGGTGTGGAACCTCGCGCCGCCGCCACAGGCCTATTCGGACGAGCTGCGGATGTTCCCCCGCACCGAGGAGAACGTGCCCGAGTGGCTGATCCGGCGGATGTCCGGGCTCGGCCCGGAGCAGCCCGGACCGCACTTCCGGATCGCCCGGATCTTCGACACGATCGGCCCCGCCGGCCGCCCGGTGATCAACCGCCCCGACCTCGAGGTCGAGGAGCAGGACCGGCTGCTGGAGTACCTCGACCACGCGCCGTTGGTCGTCACCGAGCGCGGCTACGACATCGACCGGCTGGCCGCGACCCCCGAGGCCACCGTCCCGGTCGCCTTCCACAGCGACGGCCAGTGGATCTGGCCCGCCGCCGTGAACTTCTACCTGCGCAAGTACGGCGTTTCGCCGGAATCGGACCTGGTCGAGCACGTCCGGGCGGTCGGCTTCACGCCGCCGCCGGTCGACGAGCCGACACTGCAGGCCGCCGGCGCGTACCTGACCCGGGGCAACCAGCCGCCCCCGCAGCAGCAGCGCCCGGCCGGGCCGCCGCCGCAGGGCCCGCCGCCCCAGCAGGCGCCCGCGGGACCGCCGCCGACCATGGTCGCGCCGGCCCCGCCGGTCGTGCCGCCGCAGCAGCACCAGGAGCCGCCCGCGCCGGTGGAAGCGGCGCACGCCGCCGAGCCGGACGCGCCGGCCGAGGAGCACGCCTACGCCGATGAGGCCGAGTTCGCCGAAGAGGGCTACGACGACCAGGAGTTCGACGACCGCTTCGCCGAGGAGGACTCCTACGGCGAAGAGGAGTACGAGCACCCCGAGCACGCCGTCGGCTCGAACGGCACGTCGCCGGAGCCGAACCGGGTGCCCGACCTCGAGGAGACCGCGGAGTACGTGCCCGACCAGCCGATCGGGCACGAGGAAGAGCCGCGCGACGGCGAGCACGCCGCGGGCCGGCCCGCCCACGAGGACGAGGGCGGCTTCGACGGCGAGCAGTTCCCGGAGCCGGCCGCCCACCGCCAGGACGACGCGCACCCGGCGTTCGACGCCGGTTCCCGGCGGGACGACGAGCCTTCGCACGCGGCCTTCCAGCCCGATGAGGAAGAGCCGTCGCACGCGGCCTTCCAGCCCGCCCAGGACGAGCCCGCACACGCCGCGTTCCAGCCCGGGCAGCAGCCGGAGCCCCCGGCCTTCCCGCCGCCGGGCCGGCCCCGGCCGGACGAGCCGTCCCACGGCGGGTTCCAGCCGCCGGAGCGCGCCGCGTTCGACCCCGGACCGCCGACCATGATCACCCAGCCCGAGGTGCCCGGCGTGCTGCCGGTGCCGGAGCCACCGGCACCCCAGCCCCGGTCCCAGCCCGAGCCCGCGGAGCCGCCCGCCGCGCCGGCGCCCCGCTCGGGCCGCCGCGCGCTGCGCCGCGAGACCCCCGACCACCCCGTGCTCGCCGGCCTGCAGAGCAAGCTGGACGAGCTCGAGGTGCCCGAAAGCGGCTACAAGCTGGGCGAGCCCGCCGAGCACGGGTGGAGCGTCGAGCAGGTCGACGAGGGCTGGCGCGTCGGCTGGTACGACGGCAAGCTCAGCAACCCCGCGGTGTTCGGCGACGCCGAAGACGCGGCCGCGTTCATGCTCGGCAAGCTGCTGCTCAACCCGGAGGGCCACGTGCCCGAGCCGGAACCCGAGCCCGAACCGGAGCCGGAGCCCGAGCCGGAACCGAAGCCGCAGCGGGTCGTCGCGACGCTGTCGCCGGAGGTCGCGACCGGGTCGTACCCGGTCCGCAAGCCCGAGCCGGTGCCCGCCCAGGAGCAGACGGCGTTCACGAGCGCCGATGAGCTGTTCGGCGACCTGGAAGACGACGAGCCCCCGGCCCCGCCGCGCCAGCCCGCCCCGCCCGCGCCGGTCCCGGCCGGACCGGGACCCCAGGCGGCGCAGCAGCAGACCGGACCGCCGCCCGCGGCCCCCGCGCCGCTCCGGCGTGAGCCGCCGTCGGCGCCGACCGTCCTGGCCGCCCCGGTGCCGCAGGGCGCCCCGCCGGTGCCGCCGCCCGCCGCACCGCCCGCGCCGCCGCGTCGTGAGGAGCCGGCCCGCCCGGCCGTCAACGGCGGTGGTGGCGGCAACCAGCAGCAGTGGCCGATCGGGCCGATGGCCGGGGAGCCGCCGCTGACGCTGTTCCGCGGCAAGGAGCTGCGCGAGCTGCCCGCGGGCAGCGAGCTGGACCGCTTCGGCGGGCCGAACGGCAACCTGACGTACGCGGCCGGCACGCCGTTCGCCGAGCGGTCGCTGGTGCCCGAGTGGGTGAACCGGCCGTACCACGTCTACCGCGTGCAGCGACCGCTCGAGGCGCTGGCCGGCGTCGCGATCCCGTGGTTCAACCAGCCGGGCGGCGGGTCGGCGTACCTGCTCCCGGCGTCGATCGAGGAGCTCGTCGCCGAAGGCGACCTGATCGAGCTCGACCCGGGCGAACCCCCGATCGACTGA
- a CDS encoding pentapeptide repeat-containing protein, protein MLETGEDYREAVLSGQWWEKRRFTGCDFTGADLSGLRTRGCTFDDCLFSRADLSRSRHDASAFRSCTFDRSVLVESRWTSCSLLGSSFAECGFAGIALTECDLSLASLAKARLRKLGLSGLRLREANLTEADLAGADLRASDLTGARLQAAKLDGADLRGARLDANALVQADLRGAEVDVETAIAFAAAHGLVIR, encoded by the coding sequence GTGTTGGAGACGGGGGAGGACTACCGCGAAGCGGTGTTGTCCGGGCAGTGGTGGGAAAAGCGCCGGTTCACCGGGTGCGACTTCACCGGGGCGGACCTGAGCGGGCTGCGGACGCGCGGCTGCACCTTCGACGACTGCCTGTTCAGCCGGGCCGATCTTTCCCGCTCGCGGCACGACGCTTCCGCGTTCCGGTCGTGCACCTTCGACCGCTCGGTGCTCGTCGAAAGCCGCTGGACGTCGTGTTCGCTGCTCGGCTCGTCGTTCGCCGAGTGCGGGTTCGCCGGCATCGCCCTGACCGAGTGCGACCTCTCGCTGGCGTCGCTCGCGAAGGCGCGGCTGCGCAAGCTGGGCCTGTCCGGGCTGCGGCTGCGCGAAGCCAACCTGACCGAGGCCGACCTCGCGGGCGCCGACCTGCGCGCCAGCGACCTGACCGGCGCCCGCCTCCAGGCCGCGAAGCTCGACGGCGCGGACCTGCGCGGTGCGCGTCTGGACGCGAACGCCTTGGTCCAGGCCGATCTGCGGGGTGCCGAGGTCGACGTCGAGACGGCCATCGCCTTCGCCGCCGCCCACGGGCTCGTCATCCGCTGA
- a CDS encoding VOC family protein, with product MVPDGYTTVTPWIIGHDTAGLLDFLKQAFGAEELGRVVGEDGKIGHAEVRIGDAVVMAFDSPDDGAATPAFLRLYVPDSEETQRRAIEAGAIEVTRQTVLFFGDRVGRVRDPFGNLWWIQTRLENLDEAEMARRAHLPEYVEAMNYVQGAKL from the coding sequence ATGGTTCCCGACGGCTACACAACGGTCACCCCGTGGATCATCGGCCACGACACCGCCGGCCTGCTCGACTTCCTGAAGCAGGCCTTCGGCGCCGAGGAGCTCGGCCGCGTCGTCGGCGAAGACGGGAAGATCGGCCACGCGGAGGTCCGCATCGGCGACGCGGTCGTGATGGCATTCGACTCGCCGGACGACGGGGCGGCGACCCCGGCGTTCCTGCGGCTTTACGTGCCGGACAGCGAAGAAACCCAGCGACGCGCGATCGAAGCGGGGGCGATCGAGGTGACCCGCCAGACGGTCTTGTTCTTCGGCGACCGCGTCGGGCGCGTGCGCGATCCCTTCGGCAACCTGTGGTGGATCCAGACCCGCCTGGAGAACCTGGACGAAGCCGAAATGGCGCGGCGCGCGCACCTGCCCGAGTACGTCGAGGCGATGAACTACGTCCAGGGTGCGAAGCTCTGA
- a CDS encoding AraC family transcriptional regulator, with amino-acid sequence MGVPLRPLAVAGARSVYLEVAPPAALAGVLACGWHGRTGWARPLRALPDGCADLVWDGDALTVVVTVGTPLRLWVPAAASRVGVRLRCGAAAAVLGTSMPELPAVTRLSDLWGADARHAEETLATTADPLAQRGILEALVARRRATPDRRVLAAVQALGATTRTSEVAVGLSERALRRHFVHAVGAGPKQLHRVRRFQRFLRLLESLAAGRTSLAGVAAELGYADQSHLGRECRRLSGSSPAALVRVAEKFQTAPRPARHDLPHVPSHDRGAR; translated from the coding sequence ATGGGAGTTCCGCTGCGGCCGCTGGCGGTCGCCGGGGCGCGGTCGGTGTACCTCGAAGTCGCGCCGCCCGCCGCGCTGGCCGGCGTCCTGGCCTGCGGCTGGCACGGGCGCACCGGCTGGGCGCGGCCGCTGCGCGCGCTCCCGGACGGCTGCGCGGACCTCGTCTGGGACGGCGACGCGCTCACCGTGGTCGTCACCGTCGGCACTCCCCTGCGCTTGTGGGTCCCGGCGGCGGCGTCCCGCGTCGGCGTACGGCTGCGGTGCGGCGCCGCGGCCGCCGTGCTCGGCACGTCCATGCCGGAGCTGCCGGCCGTGACGAGGCTGAGCGACCTCTGGGGTGCGGACGCCCGGCACGCCGAAGAAACCCTGGCGACGACCGCCGATCCCTTGGCACAGCGCGGAATCCTCGAAGCGCTCGTCGCTCGCCGGCGAGCGACGCCGGACCGGCGGGTGCTGGCTGCCGTGCAAGCCCTCGGCGCGACCACGCGGACGTCCGAGGTCGCCGTCGGGCTCAGCGAACGCGCGCTGCGGCGGCACTTCGTCCACGCGGTCGGCGCCGGGCCGAAGCAGCTGCACCGCGTCCGGCGGTTCCAGCGGTTCCTGCGCCTTCTGGAGTCGCTCGCGGCCGGGCGGACGTCGCTGGCCGGCGTCGCCGCCGAGCTCGGGTACGCCGACCAGTCCCACCTCGGCCGCGAATGCCGCCGCCTGTCGGGTTCTTCCCCCGCCGCGCTCGTGCGGGTGGCCGAAAAGTTCCAGACGGCACCGCGGCCCGCGCGCCACGATCTTCCGCATGTTCCGAGTCACGATCGCGGTGCGCGCTGA
- a CDS encoding acyl-CoA thioesterase yields the protein MFRVTIAVRADDLDVNGHVRGPAYLAYADHARWVCVRAAGIDPGALAARRIGPVNLETTVRFHRELVPGSEVSVSCVFQWGSGKTSRVEQEFHAPDGTHVASVSSVSGLLDLDRRRLLPDPGAYWQELAAHPELLGLAPKTT from the coding sequence ATGTTCCGAGTCACGATCGCGGTGCGCGCTGACGACCTCGACGTCAACGGCCACGTCCGCGGCCCGGCCTACCTCGCCTACGCCGACCACGCGCGCTGGGTGTGCGTGCGGGCCGCGGGCATCGACCCGGGAGCGCTGGCCGCGCGCCGGATCGGCCCGGTGAACCTGGAGACGACCGTGCGGTTCCACCGCGAGCTCGTCCCGGGCAGCGAGGTCTCGGTCAGCTGCGTGTTCCAGTGGGGCTCAGGCAAAACTTCCCGCGTGGAACAGGAGTTCCACGCGCCGGATGGCACGCACGTCGCCTCGGTGTCATCGGTGTCGGGTCTGCTCGACCTCGACCGGCGCCGGCTGCTCCCCGACCCCGGGGCGTACTGGCAGGAGCTGGCCGCGCACCCCGAACTGCTGGGCCTGGCGCCGAAAACGACGTGA